The region CTTTGGCGCGCGCGGCAAATCTCGCCGCCATCTCCGGCGGAAGTTTGCGAATGTCGGAGTTCGAGGTAACTGCAACCGTTACGTTCTTCTTCGTGGCAAGGTCTTTGAGCGTCACCGTGCCGGCAGATGCATCCAGACTGGCTAGAGTACCTGCCAGATTTTTGAAGGCTCCGCTTACAATCTCCTCGGCCTGGATCGTCGCTCCGTCCTCGGACTTGTTTCCACGAACCCGCAGCTGGTCCCCGGGCTTGATCTGGTCCAGCGTGCCCGGCTTGGCATCTTCAAACTTGACGGAATCTGCCCCGTAGCGCCGGAACGTAGTCGACGGGCTCGTCTCTACCTGGATCTTTCTGCGGCCGGAAGAGACGGTGATCGCTGTCCCGCTGAGCGCTTCTACGATTCCGCCGGAGCCGCGCTTCTGCCAATCGGCACGCTCGGCGGCGTTCTTCTGTGCGATATCCGAAGACTTCATCAGGATGATTCGTGTGGCAGCCAGCGAACCATCGTCAGCCGTTTTACCGGTTACTAGAACCCGATCCCCCACCGCGATGCCGCCAAGCGAAATCTGCTGGGCTGACTTAAGATCCGTGCTCCCCGGAGCAAGCTGGAGGATATGCACCCCATCGGACACCGAAACGCTTACCTGGGAGCCGCCGTCGGTGGCAAGCGTCAGTGAGCTGCCCGAAATTGCCTTGACGGTTCCG is a window of Edaphobacter sp. 12200R-103 DNA encoding:
- a CDS encoding DUF5666 domain-containing protein; this translates as MTLLFAGGVQDRSSAAMAQAAPAAGRQIGTVKAISGSSLTLATDGGSQVSVSVSDGVHILQLAPGSTDLKSAQQISLGGIAVGDRVLVTGKTADDGSLAATRIILMKSSDIAQKNAAERADWQKRGSGGIVEALSGTAITVSSGRRKIQVETSPSTTFRRYGADSVKFEDAKPGTLDQIKPGDQLRVRGNKSEDGATIQAEEIVSGAFKNLAGTLASLDASAGTVTLKDLATKKNVTVAVTSNSDIRKLPPEMAARFAARAKGGEREGGSGAAPAGGARPAAGGEGGMGAGARSAGGDLSQMLSRLPTEPLSSLKVGDAVMIVASEPSPESEKLTAVTMLSGVEPILAATPKGSAAMTLSPWNMGGGGAAEGGDGAGGPQ